A segment of the Desulfovibrio sp. Huiquan2017 genome:
TTGGAAATACCGGAATCGCGGTTCCCGGGGGGAAAGCGCGCACAAACGGTTATGTTCCGTAAATATAAACGAGGGCCCGTGTCAACCGGCAGGTGCGCCGATTACTTGCCGTTCCTGGGGGTCAGGGTGAGCAGCTTGCCGCGCCGGTCTTTCTTCTCCGGCTTGCGGCCGCCGCCCGGCCCGTCGCCGTTGACCAGGGTGCCGTCCACCGGCCCGGCGGATTTCTCCGGCACGGTCAGGGCCGCCAGGTCGATTTCCACCGGGCCCTCGCCGGGCTGGCGGGATTGGGCCCAATTGTAATTGAAAAGCTGATTTTTCAGGCGGGTGGACTGAATGAGATTGAACACCAGGACCGATTCCTCCCACCGCTTGGTGGGTTCGAAATGGCGAACCTTCTCCGCGTATTTCTCCCACAGGCTCATGAGCGAGGCCTCGTCGTAGGCATTGAGCTGACGGGCGAGCTTCAAGAGCGCCTTTTCCATGTAGCTTTCTGACATTGATGTTCCTTGATAAATAAAAAACGCACGCCGGGATTTTCTACATAACAAATATCACCCCGTCCCGCCAAGGTTAAATCGCGTGCCCGGCGGACAAAAAGGCCGCCCGGAAAATCCGGACGGCCCTGTCGGTCGTTTTTCGGCCCTGCCGTCGTCAGAAGCGCTCGAAGTCGTCGTCGTCCATCTCGTCCATGGCCAGGGTCAGGCCACCGCCATTGGCGCCTCCGGCCGGAGCCCCCGGGGCAGCCTTGTCGGGCCGAGGCTTGCCGGGGCTTGCCGTCTTGCCGAGGCCTGCCGCCTTGCCTCGGGCGGGCTGGACGTAACCGCCACCCCCGCGAAGCTTGAAGAAGCTGATGGTCTTCTGCAACTGCACGGCCTGGGACGAAAGCTCCTCGGCCGTGGAGGCGACTTCCTCGGAAGCCGCCGCATTCTGCTGGATGACCTTGTCCATGTCCTGGATGGCCGAGTTGACCTGGGAACCGCCCGCATTCTGCTCGTTGGTGGCGGCGGAGATTTCCTGGACCAATTCAGCCGTCTTCTGGATATCCGGCACGATCTGGGCCAACAGACTCCCGGCTTCCTCGGCCACGGCCACGCTGGAGGAGGACAGTTCGCTGATCTCGGCCGCGGACATGCCGCTGCGTTCGGCCAGCTTGCGAACCTCGGCCGCGACCACGGCGAATCCCTTGCCGTGCTCCCCGGCCCGGGCCGCCTCGATGGCCGCGTTCAGCGCCAAGAGGTTGGTCTGGCGGGCTATATCCTCGATAATGGATATCTTCTCGGCAATCTGCTTCATGGCCTCCACGGTCTTGGCCACCGCCCGGCCGCCGGACTCGGTGTCGTGGGCCGCCTTGTTGGTCATAGAATTGGTGGTCTGGGCGTTCTCGGCGTTCTGGCCGATGGACGAGGTCATCTCCTCCATGGCCGCCGAGACCTCCTCCACCGCCGAAGCCTGTTCCGTGGCTCCGTGCGACAGATCAATGGCTGAAGAAGCCAGTTCCTCGCTGCCCGAGGTGACCTGTTCCGAGGCTAGACTGACCTCTCTGACCACGCTGTTCAGGGCCTCCAGCATATTGCCCATGGCCTCGGTCAATTGCCCCACTTCGTCCTTGCTGCCGGAGACGATATCCAAAGTCAGGTCGCCCTCGGCCATGGCGTTGGACACGGCCACGGCCTCGCGCAGAGGCCGGATGATGCCGCGCAGGACCCAGAAAACCACCAGGATGAGGATGCCCATGCAGACGATGGTGGGAATGAGGACCTGCCAGCGCAGGGCGCTAACCTGAGCCTCCACGTCGTCCACGTAGATGCCGGAACCGATCACCCAACCCCAAGGCTTGAAGAGCTTGACGTAGGAAATCTTGGGCACCGGCCGGTCGAAGCCGGGCTTGGGCCACATGTAGTGGACGAAGCCCTCACCCGCGTCCTTGGCGGCCTTGACCATTTTCTGAAAGATATAGACCCCGCCGGAATCCTTCATGTCGGTCAGGTCCTTGCCGTTGAGCTCCGGCTTAACCCCGTGGACCACCATGATCTGATGGAGGTCGTTGACCCAGAAATATTCCTGCCCATGATAACGCAGGCTCGCCAATTCGGTCTTGGCGGCCTCCTGTGCGGCCTCGACGGTCATGGCCCCGGATTCGGCCTTTCCGGCCCAGGACGAGACGACCCCGTAGGCCACCTCGACCACGCCCCGGGTGGCCAGCCGCTTCTCCTGCATCAGGGAATCGCTCACCACCGGCAGGAAATAGCCGAGCAGCCCGGCCAGGACCAAAGCCACGGCGGCCAGGAAAAAACTGATAATCTTGCTTTGCAGCCCCCAATCCTTGAATCGCACTATACGCATGG
Coding sequences within it:
- a CDS encoding methyl-accepting chemotaxis protein, with protein sequence MRIVRFKDWGLQSKIISFFLAAVALVLAGLLGYFLPVVSDSLMQEKRLATRGVVEVAYGVVSSWAGKAESGAMTVEAAQEAAKTELASLRYHGQEYFWVNDLHQIMVVHGVKPELNGKDLTDMKDSGGVYIFQKMVKAAKDAGEGFVHYMWPKPGFDRPVPKISYVKLFKPWGWVIGSGIYVDDVEAQVSALRWQVLIPTIVCMGILILVVFWVLRGIIRPLREAVAVSNAMAEGDLTLDIVSGSKDEVGQLTEAMGNMLEALNSVVREVSLASEQVTSGSEELASSAIDLSHGATEQASAVEEVSAAMEEMTSSIGQNAENAQTTNSMTNKAAHDTESGGRAVAKTVEAMKQIAEKISIIEDIARQTNLLALNAAIEAARAGEHGKGFAVVAAEVRKLAERSGMSAAEISELSSSSVAVAEEAGSLLAQIVPDIQKTAELVQEISAATNEQNAGGSQVNSAIQDMDKVIQQNAAASEEVASTAEELSSQAVQLQKTISFFKLRGGGGYVQPARGKAAGLGKTASPGKPRPDKAAPGAPAGGANGGGLTLAMDEMDDDDFERF